One region of Chryseobacterium sp. SORGH_AS_0447 genomic DNA includes:
- a CDS encoding HopJ type III effector protein yields the protein MLFEQLEKSAGEISFKEVIAFIDAHYDFTPTQFTNGNTVNEANQNNGSCKVFSFAQLNGLSKQETLDLFGEFYREDVLKNPEGTDHQNIRNFMEYGWEGIAFEGKALERK from the coding sequence ATGTTATTTGAACAGTTAGAAAAATCCGCAGGAGAAATTTCTTTTAAAGAGGTGATTGCTTTTATTGATGCTCATTACGATTTCACCCCGACCCAATTTACCAACGGCAATACGGTAAACGAAGCCAACCAGAACAACGGTTCGTGCAAAGTATTCAGTTTTGCCCAACTGAACGGTCTTTCCAAGCAGGAAACCCTTGATCTTTTCGGAGAATTCTACCGGGAAGATGTCCTGAAAAACCCTGAAGGTACCGATCACCAGAACATCCGGAATTTCATGGAATACGGCTGGGAAGGAATTGCTTTTGAAGGAAAGGCTTTAGAGCGAAAATAA